One part of the Ursus arctos isolate Adak ecotype North America unplaced genomic scaffold, UrsArc2.0 scaffold_16, whole genome shotgun sequence genome encodes these proteins:
- the SMOX gene encoding spermine oxidase isoform X1 — translation MQSCESSGDSADDPLSRGLRRRGQPRVVVIGAGLAGLAAAKALLEQGFTDVTVLEASSCIGGRVQSVKLGHATFELGATWIHGSHGNPIYHLAEANGLLEETTDGERSVGRISLYSKNGVACYLTNRGRRIPKDVVEEFSDLYNEVYNLTQEFFRHGKPVNAESQNSVGVFTREEVRNRIRDDPEDPEATKRLKLAMIQQYLKVESCESSSHSMDEVSLSAFGEWTEIPGAHHIIPSGFMRVVELLAEGIPAHVIQLGKPVRCVHWDQASARPRGPEIEPRGEGDHNHDAGEGGQGGEEPRGDGRDEDKQWPVLVECEDCEVIPADHVIVTVSLGVLKRQYTSFFRPGLPAEKVAAIHRLGIGTTDKIFLEFEEPFWGPECNSLQFVWEDEAESRTLTYPPELWYRKICGFDVLYPPERYGHVLSGWICGEEALVMEKCDDEAVAEICTEMLRQFTGNPNIPKPRRILRSAWGSNPYFRGSYSYTQVGSSGADVEKLAKPLPYTESSKMAQGNSSKQQPGHLLSSKCSEQSLDPNRGSIKPMQVLFSGEATHRKYYSTTHGALLSGQREAARLIEMYRDLFQQGT, via the exons ATGCAAAGTTGTGAATCCAGTGGCGACAGTGCGGATGACCCTCTCAGTCGTGGCCTACGGAGAAGGGGACAGCCTCGTGTGGTGGTGATCGGCGCTGGCTTGGCTGGCCTGGCTGCAGCCAAAGCACTTCTGGAGCAGGGCTTCACGGATGTCACTGTGCTTGAGGCTTCCAGCTGCATCGGAGGCCGCGTGCAGAGCGTGAAACTCG GACACGCCACCTTTGAGTTGGGAGCCACCTGGATCCATGGCTCCCATGGGAATCCCATCTATCATCTAGCAGAAGCCAATGGCCTCCTGGAAGAGACAACTGATGGGGAGCGCAGCGTGGGCCGCATCAGCCTCTACTCCAAGAATGGCGTGGCCTGCTACCTCACCAACCGTGGCCGCAGGATCCCCAAGGACGTGGTTGAGGAATTCAGCGATTTATACAACGAG GTCTATAACTTGACCCAGGAGTTCTTCCGGCATGGTAAACCAGTCAACGCTGAGAGTCAGAACAGCGTGGGGGTGTTCACCCGGGAGGAGGTGCGCAACCGCATCAGGGACGACCCTGAGGACCCGGAGGCCACCAAGCGCCTGAAGCTCGCCATGATCCAGCAGTACCTGAAG GTGGAGAGCTGTGAGAGTAGCTCACACAGCATGGACGAGGTGTCCCTGAGCGCCTTCGGGGAGTGGACCGAGATCCCCGGGGCCCACCACATCATCCCCTCGGGCTTCATGCGGGTTGTGGAGCTGCTGGCCGAGGGCATCCCCGCCCACGTCATCCAGCTGGGGAAACCCGTCCGTTGTGTGCACTGGGACCAGGCCTCGGCCCGCCCCCGGggccctgagattgagccccggggCGAAGGTGACCACAACCATGACGCCGGGGAGGGTGGCCAGGGGGGAGAGGAGCCCCGGGGGGATGGGCGGGATGAGGACAAGCAGTGGCCGGTGCTGGTGGAGTGTGAGGACTGCGAGGTGATCCCGGCGGACCACGTGATCGTGACCGTGTCGCTGGGCGTGCTCAAGAGGCAGTACACCAGCTTCTTCCGGCCAGGCCTGCCCGCCGAGAAGGTGGCCGCCATCCACCGCCTGGGCATTGGCACCACCGACAAGATCTTTCTGGAATTTGAGGAGCCCTTCTGGGGCCCCGAGTGCAACAGCCTACAGTTTGTGTGGGAGGACGAGGCGGAGAGCCGCACCCTCACCTACCCGCCCGAGCTCTGGTACCGCAAGATCTGCGGCTTCGATGTCCTCTACCCGCCCGAGCGCTACGGCCACGTGCTGAGCGGCTGGATCTGCGGGGAGGAGGCCCTCGTCATGGAGAAGTGCGACGACGAGGCGGTGGCCGAGATCTGCACAGAGATGCTGCGGCAATTCACAG GGAACCCCAACATTCCAAAACCTCGGCGAATCTTGCGCTCAGCCTGGGGCAGCAACCCCTACTTCCGAGGCTCCTATTCGTACACGCAGGTGGGCTCTAGTGGGGCAGATGTGGAAAagctggccaagcccctgccgtACACCGAGAGCTCCAAGATGGCG CAAGGAAACTCCTCAAAGCAGCAGCCCGGTCACCTTTTATCTTCCAAGTGCTCAGAACAGTCCCTGGACCCTAATAGGGGCTCCATAAAG CCCATGCAGGTGCTGTTCTCGGGTGAGGCCACTCACCGCAAGTACTACTCCACCACCCATGGTGCTCTGCTCTCTGGCCAGCGCGAGGCTGCCCGTCTCATCGAGATGTACCGGGACCTCTTCCAGCAGGGGACCTGA
- the SMOX gene encoding spermine oxidase isoform X3 yields the protein MQSCESSGDSADDPLSRGLRRRGQPRVVVIGAGLAGLAAAKALLEQGFTDVTVLEASSCIGGRVQSVKLGHATFELGATWIHGSHGNPIYHLAEANGLLEETTDGERSVGRISLYSKNGVACYLTNRGRRIPKDVVEEFSDLYNEVYNLTQEFFRHGKPVNAESQNSVGVFTREEVRNRIRDDPEDPEATKRLKLAMIQQYLKVESCESSSHSMDEVSLSAFGEWTEIPGAHHIIPSGFMRVVELLAEGIPAHVIQLGKPVRCVHWDQASARPRGPEIEPRGEGDHNHDAGEGGQGGEEPRGDGRDEDKQWPVLVECEDCEVIPADHVIVTVSLGVLKRQYTSFFRPGLPAEKVAAIHRLGIGTTDKIFLEFEEPFWGPECNSLQFVWEDEAESRTLTYPPELWYRKICGFDVLYPPERYGHVLSGWICGEEALVMEKCDDEAVAEICTEMLRQFTGNPNIPKPRRILRSAWGSNPYFRGSYSYTQVGSSGADVEKLAKPLPYTESSKMADPR from the exons ATGCAAAGTTGTGAATCCAGTGGCGACAGTGCGGATGACCCTCTCAGTCGTGGCCTACGGAGAAGGGGACAGCCTCGTGTGGTGGTGATCGGCGCTGGCTTGGCTGGCCTGGCTGCAGCCAAAGCACTTCTGGAGCAGGGCTTCACGGATGTCACTGTGCTTGAGGCTTCCAGCTGCATCGGAGGCCGCGTGCAGAGCGTGAAACTCG GACACGCCACCTTTGAGTTGGGAGCCACCTGGATCCATGGCTCCCATGGGAATCCCATCTATCATCTAGCAGAAGCCAATGGCCTCCTGGAAGAGACAACTGATGGGGAGCGCAGCGTGGGCCGCATCAGCCTCTACTCCAAGAATGGCGTGGCCTGCTACCTCACCAACCGTGGCCGCAGGATCCCCAAGGACGTGGTTGAGGAATTCAGCGATTTATACAACGAG GTCTATAACTTGACCCAGGAGTTCTTCCGGCATGGTAAACCAGTCAACGCTGAGAGTCAGAACAGCGTGGGGGTGTTCACCCGGGAGGAGGTGCGCAACCGCATCAGGGACGACCCTGAGGACCCGGAGGCCACCAAGCGCCTGAAGCTCGCCATGATCCAGCAGTACCTGAAG GTGGAGAGCTGTGAGAGTAGCTCACACAGCATGGACGAGGTGTCCCTGAGCGCCTTCGGGGAGTGGACCGAGATCCCCGGGGCCCACCACATCATCCCCTCGGGCTTCATGCGGGTTGTGGAGCTGCTGGCCGAGGGCATCCCCGCCCACGTCATCCAGCTGGGGAAACCCGTCCGTTGTGTGCACTGGGACCAGGCCTCGGCCCGCCCCCGGggccctgagattgagccccggggCGAAGGTGACCACAACCATGACGCCGGGGAGGGTGGCCAGGGGGGAGAGGAGCCCCGGGGGGATGGGCGGGATGAGGACAAGCAGTGGCCGGTGCTGGTGGAGTGTGAGGACTGCGAGGTGATCCCGGCGGACCACGTGATCGTGACCGTGTCGCTGGGCGTGCTCAAGAGGCAGTACACCAGCTTCTTCCGGCCAGGCCTGCCCGCCGAGAAGGTGGCCGCCATCCACCGCCTGGGCATTGGCACCACCGACAAGATCTTTCTGGAATTTGAGGAGCCCTTCTGGGGCCCCGAGTGCAACAGCCTACAGTTTGTGTGGGAGGACGAGGCGGAGAGCCGCACCCTCACCTACCCGCCCGAGCTCTGGTACCGCAAGATCTGCGGCTTCGATGTCCTCTACCCGCCCGAGCGCTACGGCCACGTGCTGAGCGGCTGGATCTGCGGGGAGGAGGCCCTCGTCATGGAGAAGTGCGACGACGAGGCGGTGGCCGAGATCTGCACAGAGATGCTGCGGCAATTCACAG GGAACCCCAACATTCCAAAACCTCGGCGAATCTTGCGCTCAGCCTGGGGCAGCAACCCCTACTTCCGAGGCTCCTATTCGTACACGCAGGTGGGCTCTAGTGGGGCAGATGTGGAAAagctggccaagcccctgccgtACACCGAGAGCTCCAAGATGGCG GACCCACGTTGA
- the SMOX gene encoding spermine oxidase isoform X2: MQSCESSGDSADDPLSRGLRRRGQPRVVVIGAGLAGLAAAKALLEQGFTDVTVLEASSCIGGRVQSVKLGHATFELGATWIHGSHGNPIYHLAEANGLLEETTDGERSVGRISLYSKNGVACYLTNRGRRIPKDVVEEFSDLYNEVYNLTQEFFRHGKPVNAESQNSVGVFTREEVRNRIRDDPEDPEATKRLKLAMIQQYLKVESCESSSHSMDEVSLSAFGEWTEIPGAHHIIPSGFMRVVELLAEGIPAHVIQLGKPVRCVHWDQASARPRGPEIEPRGEGDHNHDAGEGGQGGEEPRGDGRDEDKQWPVLVECEDCEVIPADHVIVTVSLGVLKRQYTSFFRPGLPAEKVAAIHRLGIGTTDKIFLEFEEPFWGPECNSLQFVWEDEAESRTLTYPPELWYRKICGFDVLYPPERYGHVLSGWICGEEALVMEKCDDEAVAEICTEMLRQFTGNPNIPKPRRILRSAWGSNPYFRGSYSYTQVGSSGADVEKLAKPLPYTESSKMAPMQVLFSGEATHRKYYSTTHGALLSGQREAARLIEMYRDLFQQGT; this comes from the exons ATGCAAAGTTGTGAATCCAGTGGCGACAGTGCGGATGACCCTCTCAGTCGTGGCCTACGGAGAAGGGGACAGCCTCGTGTGGTGGTGATCGGCGCTGGCTTGGCTGGCCTGGCTGCAGCCAAAGCACTTCTGGAGCAGGGCTTCACGGATGTCACTGTGCTTGAGGCTTCCAGCTGCATCGGAGGCCGCGTGCAGAGCGTGAAACTCG GACACGCCACCTTTGAGTTGGGAGCCACCTGGATCCATGGCTCCCATGGGAATCCCATCTATCATCTAGCAGAAGCCAATGGCCTCCTGGAAGAGACAACTGATGGGGAGCGCAGCGTGGGCCGCATCAGCCTCTACTCCAAGAATGGCGTGGCCTGCTACCTCACCAACCGTGGCCGCAGGATCCCCAAGGACGTGGTTGAGGAATTCAGCGATTTATACAACGAG GTCTATAACTTGACCCAGGAGTTCTTCCGGCATGGTAAACCAGTCAACGCTGAGAGTCAGAACAGCGTGGGGGTGTTCACCCGGGAGGAGGTGCGCAACCGCATCAGGGACGACCCTGAGGACCCGGAGGCCACCAAGCGCCTGAAGCTCGCCATGATCCAGCAGTACCTGAAG GTGGAGAGCTGTGAGAGTAGCTCACACAGCATGGACGAGGTGTCCCTGAGCGCCTTCGGGGAGTGGACCGAGATCCCCGGGGCCCACCACATCATCCCCTCGGGCTTCATGCGGGTTGTGGAGCTGCTGGCCGAGGGCATCCCCGCCCACGTCATCCAGCTGGGGAAACCCGTCCGTTGTGTGCACTGGGACCAGGCCTCGGCCCGCCCCCGGggccctgagattgagccccggggCGAAGGTGACCACAACCATGACGCCGGGGAGGGTGGCCAGGGGGGAGAGGAGCCCCGGGGGGATGGGCGGGATGAGGACAAGCAGTGGCCGGTGCTGGTGGAGTGTGAGGACTGCGAGGTGATCCCGGCGGACCACGTGATCGTGACCGTGTCGCTGGGCGTGCTCAAGAGGCAGTACACCAGCTTCTTCCGGCCAGGCCTGCCCGCCGAGAAGGTGGCCGCCATCCACCGCCTGGGCATTGGCACCACCGACAAGATCTTTCTGGAATTTGAGGAGCCCTTCTGGGGCCCCGAGTGCAACAGCCTACAGTTTGTGTGGGAGGACGAGGCGGAGAGCCGCACCCTCACCTACCCGCCCGAGCTCTGGTACCGCAAGATCTGCGGCTTCGATGTCCTCTACCCGCCCGAGCGCTACGGCCACGTGCTGAGCGGCTGGATCTGCGGGGAGGAGGCCCTCGTCATGGAGAAGTGCGACGACGAGGCGGTGGCCGAGATCTGCACAGAGATGCTGCGGCAATTCACAG GGAACCCCAACATTCCAAAACCTCGGCGAATCTTGCGCTCAGCCTGGGGCAGCAACCCCTACTTCCGAGGCTCCTATTCGTACACGCAGGTGGGCTCTAGTGGGGCAGATGTGGAAAagctggccaagcccctgccgtACACCGAGAGCTCCAAGATGGCG CCCATGCAGGTGCTGTTCTCGGGTGAGGCCACTCACCGCAAGTACTACTCCACCACCCATGGTGCTCTGCTCTCTGGCCAGCGCGAGGCTGCCCGTCTCATCGAGATGTACCGGGACCTCTTCCAGCAGGGGACCTGA